In Schizosaccharomyces osmophilus chromosome 1, complete sequence, the genomic window GGCGAAATCAAAAGCTGTTTATCTATCGTACATGATTACTCTTTatcaaagcaaaagaaatgaagcGGTTATGTTGTATTATATATAGTCTTGTGCAGAGTAAGCATTTTCAACTTATTAAGCGTTTTTTGATTTACCAGTCGTACAAAGCTAACAACATGTCTGCAGTCACTATTGAAAATCGTACTACAAAGGATCATTCCTTGGTTGGTGATACGAATGCCGTAAAATCCATCACACTTGAAGCAGCAAACGAGTTGAACAAAGTTACCCTAAGCGAAGCAAACAACCTGATCAATTTGCAACTAAAAGATGCTCTTAAAGGCGAGGAATTTATCGATCTAACACCAAGTATTGGTAGGGAGTATCCAAGTGTACAGCTTTCACAGTGGATCCATGGAAAGGATTCCGATCGACTACTTCGGGAATTGGCCAATATAATCTCAACCAAGGGAGTTGTGTTTTTTCGAAACCAAGATTTGAATGCCCAGGAACAAAAGATCCTAGGCCAAAGGCTCGGTGAATTGACAGGAAAACCCAAGGACTCTTCGCTGCATATTCATCCAGTCGTTAACAGTGGACGGAAAGATGTCGACTCTACAggtgaaattgaaaatgatgataATGAGGTCTCGATATTGTCAAAGTCtcaatacaaaaaaatctatCCACTCAAAGAACGTCCTAGGGcatttcatccaaaagcAAGTGCTGGATGGCATAGCGATATAACCTTTGAACCCGTACCTGCAGATTACTCAATCttgaaaatgcaaaaaccATCTGAAAATGGAGGCGACACTTTATGGGCATCTGGGTATGAACTTTACACCAGATTTTCTCCTCCATTTCGTCGATTTTTAGATGGATTGACTGCTACATATGCTCAACCCAAATTTCAACAATTTGCAGATGCAAGTGGATTCAAGTTGTACGATGGTCCACGTGGATCTCCAAGAAATGTTGGTGAAACACTGGAAGCCGTCCATCCTGTAGTTCGTACGAACCCAGTAACTGGATTAAAGAGTGTATTTGCAGTGGGACATCATGTTGAAAAGATCAACGATGTAACAACAGAAGAGAGTAGCTACTTACTTAATCGGTTTGTTGATCTAATTGCGCATAATCATGATCTTCAAGTTCGTTttaaatggaaaaaaaatgactTGGCAATTTGGGATAATCGCAGTGTTTATCATACGGCTACTTATGATGCTGTAGGTCCTGAACGTTTAGGTATACGGGTAGTAGGTATTGGTGAAAAGCCATACCTTGATCCCAGCTCTCGTGCTATTGACGGACTTTAGCTAGAGATGAGTTGATGTGCATGGAGGAAAACATAGTTTTTCGTAGCCTTGCCAGTCTTTCAGACCATAAATAAGTGAAAGGTATGATGAAGAATGATATCAGCAAGTAAAGATGGaaccctttttttttaattatcattattcattttgaaCTTTGTTTTACAAACCTATCTAAGTTTTTACTCACAATAAAAACAACGTTTTAAATGATTCATAAAGTGTTCGAAACCAGCAGAGAAATAAAACGCTTTTATAGTTGAATTATTCTATTATACAAATTCGCGGCATGTGCCTCGACTCCGAATTGCATATTTCTATATATTTAGTTTTCTTAGTAAATAAGTCCTTTCGTGGAGCTCGAAGTGCTACCTAGCATCCTTTTCCcagtttttttatttatttatttattttttttttgatagAGTCTGTGCTACAACCGTTCGTAAAAATTGCAGTACTCTATTTGCGTGCTGGCCTTCACACTCTGTTTTTCACTCGCAAAAGCAGTAAAAATTTATGATCCTTTGTCTTTAGAAAACCTTACCAATGCAAGTGCAAGAACAGCTGATTACCCATTTTATGTCTAAGCTTTTCCAGATGATTTGTACTGTCCTCCTCCTATTGATGGACAAGGAGCCTACTTGTATATGGAAAATGTCAGCTTGATTTTGACAGTTCCTGCAGATAATACCAGCGTAACATGTATGTACGTAGGAGACGACGAACCTACTTGCTACTCTGGAGATTTCTCAACATGTTTTAGCgtgtcaaaaaaaaaacgcAATTAGTATTCTCATGAACGATTCATCCCATGTAATCAATAATCCATTTTCAGCCTTGTCGACCCAAACTTACTCCATAATTACCCCATGGTTAACATATGTGTAATTGAATTCAAGTGTGAAATATATCAATAACGAACCTTATGCAGGATATGAAAGCTACTTTTATCCCTGTGATGTGAATAAAACGTGTATGTTTGACTACCTGAGAACGGAAAcaactttaaaaaaaattatttccGGTTTTACTAATGTTTgagaaaagacaaaaattttataaacaaagaaaaatttatgGACTATTTCGAAAAACAACGAGAAAACACTGCAAGACACACGAATCTGTCTTTTATCACGGCAAAATTAAGACCGATTTCTAATAGGCAGGTTGTGAACCAAGCTGAGTTGGTATCCTCTTTAACCTCAACTAGTAAAGCAAATAGACCATTGTACATTTGCATAGCTCTTGGTTTGGTTATGTTGAGTTTTCGGTGAGAAAGAGGTAACTAGTAAATAGAATTAATATAAGTCgttcttttaaagaagattgCAAAAGGATGTCGAAGGATGCCAGATGGCATTGTTAATTAAACCTCTTCACCAAAAGCATTTATACAATTCTCACAGATCGTGTTGCTGTTATTGTTTTGAGTGATACTTGTGACGTGCTTCCCATCAAGCAAGT contains:
- a CDS encoding TfdA family Taurine catabolism dioxygenase TauD, variant is translated as MSAVTIENRTTKDHSLVGDTNAVKSITLEAANELNKVTLSEANNLINLQLKDALKGEEFIDLTPSIGREYPSVQLSQWIHGKDSDRLLRELANIISTKGVVFFRNQDLNAQEQKILGQRLGELTGKPKDSSLHIHPVVNSGRKDVDSTGEIENDDNEVSILSKSQYKKIYPLKERPRAFHPKASAGWHSDITFEPVPADYSILKMQKPSENGGDTLWASGYELYTRFSPPFRRFLDGLTATYAQPKFQQFADASGFKLYDGPRGSPRNVGETLEAVHPVVRTNPVTGLKSVFAVGHHVEKINDVTTEESSYLLNRFVDLIAHNHDLQVRFKWKKNDLAIWDNRSVYHTATYDAVGPERLGIRVVGIGEKPYLDPSSRAIDGL